From Stenotrophomonas sp. SAU14A_NAIMI4_8:
CCCGGCATTTTTCGCTGGATGCCGCACGCGCCACCGTGCAGCGCGTGTTCTTCCGCTAGTCCGCCTGGCCACCGGCCTGGCGCAGCCGCTGTTCGAAGGCGGCCAGTTCAGGCAGGTCCGGTTGCAGCCGCCGCACCTGCTCGACCGCGCCGGCAGCGAACTGCACATCGCCGCGCCCCAGGCGTTCGCTGCCGATCGCCAGCCAGCGCTGGGCCAAGCGCACCCGCGCGCCGGGCAAGGCCGATGCGGTGGGCGCCAGGGTCTGCCACGCCTGCAGGCAGGCCCCGGCAGCCTGCACGCGGTTCTGCCGCAGGTTGTCGTCGAAGCAGCGCTGGCTGGCCGGCAGCAGCCGTGCCGCCGCCGCTCGCACCCGGGGGTCGCGCGGCGCCAGTGACTGCGCCTCGCGCAATGCATCGTAGGCACTGTGCCCCGGCGGGCTGATCCACTGCTGCGCACGTTCAGCGCGTTCGATCCGGGCCAGATGCCCACGCAGCAGTCGCTCGCGCTGCGCACGCCCCTGCCCCGGCAGCTGCAGCGCCTGTTCGGCCTGGCGGGCGCGCTGCACGCGTTGCAGGTCCTGCTGCAGGGCCAGTGGCGAAGCGCCCAGCGCGGTGGCCAGGCCGCGATCATGTTCGGCGGCCTGGAACTGGAAATCTTCGGCATGGCGCTGGCTTCGCAGCAGCAGCGCCTGCAGGGTCTGCTCGCGGCCACGGATCGCCGCAGCATCATCAGCGGTCACCGCCAGCACGGCCAGGAATCCCTCGGCAGCGGCATCCAGCTGATGCCGCTGCAGCGCACGCTGGGCCTGCCGCAGGCGTTGTTCGGTGGCCTGGGCCAGTGCCTCCTGGGTGGCTGGCAGGTCCGAATGCCCGGGATCGAAACGGCGCGCCCGCTGCACGGTCTCCGACGCGGCGGCCAACGCGCCCTGCCCGGCCTGCACGCGCGCTTCCTGCAACAGATCGCTCAGCGCGTCTTCGCGCCCTTCCAGCGCCGACAGATTGTCCGGCTGCAAGGCCAACACCCGCTGGAACAGCGGCAGCGCGCTGTTTTCTCCCTCGTCCAGGCGCCCCGCCGCGAAGGCATTGCGGGCCTGCGCCAGCAGCGCGCCGACGCCGGCCCCGGCACGCCGCCGCGCCAGCAGCTGCTGCGCCACGGCATCGGTCTGTGCCTGTGGCACCTGCAGTTCGCGGGCCAGCGCCAGCCGCTGCGCACAGCCGTCCAGATCACCAGCCTGCAGTCGCTCGCGGGCCTGCTGCAAGGCGGCCGCACCGGTCTGCGCCAGCCCCTGGCGCGCCAACGGGCGGTCGCCATCGAGTGCCAACACCGCTTGGTAGCGCTCGCGTGCACCGCTGCCGTCGGCCGCTGTCAGGCGTCCGGCAGCCAGCGCGCGGTCGCCCTCGGCCAGCAACTGCTCGATCTGCGAATCATCCCAGAACCAGTCGGCCAACGGCCTGCGTACCAGCACCAGCAGCAGGAACACCGCTACTGCGGCGAGCAGCGCCCAGCGCCACACCCGGCGTGCATGCCGGGCCTGCAGCCACCACCAGCGGCCCTCGCGACGGACACGGTCCAGCGCCGGGTGCGCCGTGCCGTGTGCGGGGTGCGGGGGCTCGCGTTCCATGCGTGCAGGGTAGCCGGGGCAGCGTGAAGCTCAGCCCAGACGACGCGCCTCGCTCACGCCCGGCAGCGCATCCAGCTTGCCCAGCAGATTGGACAGCTGACCATAGTCGGTCACCTTCAGGCGCAGCCGCAGATGCGCGCGGCCGCTGTTGCGCACGTTGTCGCTGTGGATATCCAGCACGTAGGCATCTTCCTGCGCGATCAGGTTGGTGATGTCCTTCAGCAGCCAGCGGCGGTCCACCGCATCGACCACCACGTCCACCTCGTAGCCACCGCCGGCCTGGCCCCATTCCACCGGCAGGATCCGCTGCGGACTGGTCGCGGCCAGTCGGGCCAGCGCCGCGCAGTCGGCGCGGTGCACGGTCACGCCACGGCTGCGGGTCAGGTAACCGACGATGGGTTCGCCGGCCACCGGCTGGCAGCAGCGCGCCAGCTGCACCAGCAGGTTGCCCACGCCCTGCACGGTGAACTTGGATTTTCCCAGGTTTTCCCGGCGCGCGGTCGGCCGCGGCAGGGCCGGCGCCGGGGCCGGCTGGCTGGCCGCACGTTCGGCTTCCAGCAATGCACGGCTGACCTGGTTGGGCCCGGTATCGCCCAGCGCCACCTGGATGTACAGATCATCCACGCTGTCGGCATGGAATTTCTTCGCCGCGCCGGCCAGGTCGGCATGCTGCAGGCCCAGCCGCTTCAGTTCGCGTTCCAGCAGCTCGCGCCCGGCATGCACGTTGCGCGCCCGGTCCAGCTTGTGGAACCAGCTGCGCACCTTTTCGCGCGAGCGGTTGCTGGCCAGGAAGCCCAGCGCGGGCATCAGCCAGTCACGGCGCGGGTCGGCCTCCTTGCCGGTGAGGATCTCGACACGGTCACCGCTGCGCAGCCGGTAGGTCAGCGGCACGATGCGCCCGTTGACCTTCGCGCCACGGCAGCGGTGCCCGACCATGGTGTGCACTTGGTAGGCGAAATCCAGCGGCGTGGCGCCCTGCGGCAGGTCCAGCACTTCATCCTTCGGGCTGAGCGCATAGACCCGGTCTTCGGTCAATTCGGCATCCAGCGCCCCGGCCAGTTCATTGCCCTGGCCGTCCTGCGCCTGCTCCAGCAACTGGCGCATCCAGGTGATCTTGCGGTCGAAGGCCTTTTCCGCACCCTTGCCGCCTTCCTTGTACTTCCAGTGCGCGGCCACGCCCAGTTCGGCCTGGGCGTGCATGTCGTGGGTGCGGATCTGCACTTCGATCGTGCGCCCTTCCGGGCCGACCACGGCGGTATGCAGCGAACGGTAGTCGTTGGCCTTGGGCCGGGCGATGTAATCGTCGAACTCGCTGGGCACCGGTGCCCACAGCGCGTGCACCACGCCCAGCGCGGCGTAGCAGGCGGCCACGTCGTCCACCATCACCCGCACCGCGCGGATGTCGTACAACTGGTCGAAGGCCAGCCGCTTCTTCTGCATCTTCCGCCAGATGCTGTAGATGTGCTTCGGGCGGCCGCTGACTTCGGCCTGCAGGCCCTGCGCCGCCAGTTCGCGCGACAGCACCTTCTTCACGTTTTCCACGTAGCGCTCGCGGGCGATACGGGTCTCGTCCACCTCGCGCGCAATGCGGCGGTAGGTGTCCGGCTCCAGATGGCGGAACGCCAGGTCTTCCAGTTCCCACTTCAACTGCCAGATGCCCAGCCGGTTGGCCAGCGGCGCATGGATGTCGCGGGTCAGCTGGGCCAGCGCACGGCGCTGCGGTTCGTCCAGCTTGTCGGCCGCGCGCATGCGCGCCAGTTGCCGGGCCAGCAGGATCGGCACCACCCGCAGGTCGCGGATGATGGCCAGCAGCAGACGGCGCAGGCCTTCGCTGTTGCGGCCCGCTTCGCGGCCGGCGTGCAGCGCCCAGACCGGATCGGCCGCGTCCTGGCCGTCCAGCAGACCGGCCACGGCCGTTGCATGGTTGCCCAGCGGCAATGCGTCCAGGTGCTCGCGCAGGGCCGGCAGATCGAACAACAGCGCGGCCAGCACCACGCTCTCATCCGAAGTGAGCATGGCCAGCGCATCCAGGGTGTCACCCAGCACCGACCAGTTCGCGCGCATGGACGGCTCTGCGTCCGCGCCCGGCCATCGCTCGCGCAGGGCCTGGCGCAGCGGGGCCGGCAGCACCGCTGCCGAAGGTCGGTTCAACAAGGCATCCAGGCCGGGGACGGAAGCGCGGTTCACAGCATCGAACGTTGGACAATGAGTCCACTACACTAGCGCCAGCACCGTTCAGGAACAATCGCCGCGCTGCGCATGACCGGGCATGAACACATGCCGTTACACTCGCGGTCATCCAAAACGAGAGTCCCGCCCATGGTTTCCCGCCCTCTTCCCCGTGCACGGCTGCATCTGTTGGCCAGCGCTGCGCTGCTGCTGGCCCTGTCCACCCCTGCGCTGGCCCAGCGCGTGGTGGAAGGCGACCTGCAGCAGCAGATGAGCCCGGCCGAGTTCCAGGCCGCCGGCCTGGACAAGCTGTCCGCCACCGAACTGGCGTCGCTGAACCGCTGGCTGCAGGGCAAGGTGGAGGCGGCCACCACCCAGGCCGTGGCCGCCGTGCGCGAAGAGGCCCGCGAGGAAGGCCGCCAGGAAGTGATCGTGAAGAACCGTGGGTTCTTCGATTTCGGCAGCAAGGAGCCGATCAACGCGATCCTGCAGGGCGAGTTCCGTGGCTTCGGCAAGGGCCGGGTCTACGCGCTGGACAACGGCCAGCAGTGGGAACAGATCGATGCCAGCAGCGTGAGCGGCGTGCGCAAGCAGAACCCGAACGTCAGCATCAGCCCCGGCATGATGGGCGTGTGGTACATGAAGGTCGAAGGCGTGAACACCCAGCCCAAGGTGCGCCGTACCAAGTAACGGCGGCGCCGGGCCTGGCACGGCGCTGTCCGATTACAGCTGGCGCAATGCGGTTACCCGCTGCGCCAGCTTCTTGGCTGAAATGCCGGTGCGTGCGCCCAGCTCCTGGGCGAACAGGGAAACACGCAGCTCTTCCAGGTCCCAGCGCAGGGCCTGCCATTGCGGGCGCTCGCGCAGTCCCTGCTCCTCGCCGGTGCGCAACGCATCCAGGAACGGATGCAATTCCAGCATGCGCGCCTGGTCGCGCGGCGGATCGCGCTTGGCGCGTTCGGTGCGCAGAATCATCGCCTTCAGGTAACGCGGGTACTGGGCCAGTGCATCGGCCGGCGTATCGCGCAGGAAGCCGGGGTGGATCAGGCCCACCAGCTGCGCTTCCATGTCATCCAGGTTGCCGCGCGCCCAGCCCATCAACGGCGCTTCCAGCAGCGGCTTCAGTTCTCCCACCAGGCCCAGGATGGTCTCGGCCAGTTTCAGCCGCTGCATAGCCTCGCCGAACAGCGCCTTGGCCACCTGCTCGCGTCGCTGCTCGAACGCGCCGGCATCGCGGATGTCGCCCAGACCGTCGGCCAACACCGCGTTCATCGCCGCATCCACCAGATCGCCACGCAGGCGTTCCTGCGATTCAATGGCCGCGTACAGCAGGCCGGTCTTGGCGCCCACCGGCAACTGCTTGCGGGCCTGCTTCACCTTGTCCGACAGGGCGATTTCCAGCAAGCGGCGCACGCCCAGCGGATGCGCTTCCTCGGCCTGCTGGCGGTCGGCGAAGATGCGCAGCGCCACGCTGTCCCCTTCATCCAGCAGCGCCGGGTAGGCCGGCACGCCGGCTTCACCGGGCACCTGCAAGGGAATCGGCGTGGACGGGAAGCTGCGCAGGCCGTCGGCCGCCATCTCGCGGCCGGCGCGTGCAGCAAAGGCATCGCCGGCACGGCTGCCGAACTTCGCGCGCAGCGCGTCCAGATCGCGCGAACTGGCCAGCACCTTGCCGTGCTCATCGCGCAGCCGCAGGTTCATGTGCAGGTGCGGCTCGATCGAGGTGGGCTCGAAATCGGTGGCCGCCACCTGCGCGCCGGTGGCACGCGACAGGAAGCGCGCCAGCTCGCCGGTGATCGCGTCGGCGCTGGGTTGTGGGAAGGCCTCGAAGAATGCCCGGGCGAAATCCGGTGCGGGCACGTAGTTGCGGCGCATGGCCTTGGGCAGGCTGCGGATCAGCGCCGCGGCCTTGTCGGCCACGAAGCCCGGCGCCAGCCAGCCCAACTGCACCGGATCCAGCGCGTTCAACAGGTGCAGCGGCACGTCCAGGGTTACGCCGTCGTCGTCGCTGCCCGGCTCGAAGCGGTAGTGCAGCGGCAGCCGCGCCTGGCCCAGCGCCAGATACTTGGGGTAGCGCTCCTGCTCGCTGCCTTCGCCGGGCAACAGGTCGACCAGCGACCAGTGCAGGCCCTTGCGCTGTTCCGGCGGCAGGGTCTTCCACCACGCATCCAGGCCCGATGCCGAATGGATCTGCGGCGGTACGCGGTCCAGGTACCAGCGCGCCTGCCAATCCTCGTCGGCCACGATACCGGCGCGGCGCAGCTTGGCCTCTTCCTCGCGGGCCTGTTCCAGCACCTTGTGGTTGTCGGCCACGAAACTGGCGCGGGTGTTGATTTCGCCGGTCACCAGCGCCTGGCGCACGAAGATGTCATGCGCCTCGCCCGGTTCGATGCGGCCGTAGTGCACCGGCTTCTTCGGGGCCAGCACCAGGCCGAACAGGCTGATCTGTTCCGAGGCCAGCACCTGGCCCTGCGCGCGCGACCAGTGCGGGTCGAAGTGCTTGCGCAGCAGCAGGTGCGGCAGTTCGGCAATCACCCAGTCCGGCTCGATGGCCGCCAGAGTCATGCCCCAGACCTTCTGCGTGTCCAGCAGGTTGGCCGCCAGCAGCCACGGCGGCGGGCGCTTGGACAGCGCCGAACCCGGGAACGGCAGGAAGCGGCGCTGGCGCGGCGCCTGGAAATCGCCCTTGTCGGTGCGGTGGCCCACCTGCGTGGGCAGGCCGGCGATCAACGCACGGTGCAGGGTCTGGTAGGCGGCCGCGCGCACACGCTCGCTGAAGCCACCCCCGGCAGGCACTTCGTCCTTCTGCGCACGCGCCGCCACCGGTGCCGGCACGGCCTCGGTCTTGCCTTCGCGGGCCAGGCGCGCAGCGCGGTGCAACTGGCCACGGGTGGCCTTCACCGCGGCCGCGTCGTCACGCGCTGGGGCCGGCGCACTGCTGCCGGCCAGCAGCGGTGCCATCGCCGCATCGCTGGCTTCTTCCTTCCAGCCCAGCTCTTCGCACAGCAAGCGCAGCTGGCGGTGCAGCTCGCGCCATTCGCGCATGCGCAGGAAGCCCAGGAAATGGCGGCCGCACCAGTCGCGCAGTTTCGATTGGGTCAGGTCTTCGTGGGCCGTGCGATAGCCATCCCACAGGCGCAGCACGCCCACGAGTTCAGAGCGCCCATCGGCGAACTGCGCATGCGCACTGTCAGCCGCACCACGCGCTTCGGGCGGACGTTCGCGCGGGTCCTGGATGCCCAGGAACGAGGCGATCACCAGCATCGGCCGCAGGCAACCTGCCGCCTGCGCGGCCACCAGCATGCGCGCCAGCTTCACGTCCACCGGCAGGCGTGCCATCTGCTTGCCGATGGTGGTCATGCGCCGCTCGGCATCGATCGCGCCCAGTTCGGTCAGCTGCTGCCAACCATCGGCCACCGCGCGCTCGTCCGGCGCTTCCAGGAACGGGAAGTCCTCGATGCGGCCCAGGCCCAGCTGCAGCATGCGCAGGATCACCCCGGCCAGGCTGGAGCGGCGGATTTCCGGATCGGTGAACTCCGGCCGCGCCTGGAAATCGGCTTCGGCATACAGGCGGTAGCAGATGCCCTCGGCAATACGGCCGCAGCGGCCCTTGCGCTGGTTGGCACTGGCCTGCGAGATCGGCTCGATATGCAGGCGGTCCAGCTTGTTGCGCGGGCTGTAGCGCTTGACGCGGGCGAAGCCCGGATCGACCACGTAGCGGATGCGCGGCACCGTCAGCGAGGTCTCGGCCACGTTGGTGGCCAGCACGATGCGCCGGTTCGGGCCCGGGTTGAACACCCGGTCCTGGTCCTGGTTGGACAGCCGCGCGTACAGCGGCAGCACCTCGGTATTGCGGTACTTGCGGCGCTCCAGCGACTGGTGCGCATCGCGGATCTCGCGTTCACCGGGCAGGAAGATCAGCACGTCGCCCCGCGCATCCAGGCGGGTGATTTCATCGATGGCCGACACGATGGCATCGTTCACCGTGCGCTCGCCCTCCTGTTCGCCCTCGCCTTCCAGCGCGCGGTAGCGCACTTCCACCGGGAAGGTGCGCCCTTCCACGCTGATCACCGGCGCATTGTCGAAATGCTGGGCGAAGCGCTCGGTATCGATGGTGGCCGAGGTGACGATCAGCTTCAGGTCCGGGCGCTTGCGCAGCAGCTGCTTCAGGTAGCCCAGCAGGAAGTCGATGTTGAGGCTGCGTTCGTGCGCCTCGTCCACGATGATCGTGTCGTAGTTCGACAGCCAGCGGTCGCTGGCGATCTCCGCCAGCAGGATGCCGTCGGTCATGAACTTGATGCGGCTGTCGTCGCTGACCTTGTCGTTGAAACGCACCTGGTAGCCGACCAGCTGGCCCAGTTCGCTGTGCAGTTCCTGCGCCACGCGGCTGGCCACCGCACGTGCAGCAATCCGTCGCGGCTGGGTGCAGCCGATCATGCCGGCCTGGCCACGGCCCGCAGCCAGGCACAGCTTCGGCAGCTGGGTGGTCTTGCCCGAACCGGTTTCGCCGGCGATCACCACCACCTGGTGGTCGCGGATCAGGCCGATGATCGCCTCGGCTTCACGCGCAATCGGCAGCAGCGGGTCCAGAGTAATGGATGGCTGCTGCTGCGCCCGCTGCTGGCGGCGCTGCACCGATGCCTGCAGGGCCTGCTCGAACGTGGCGGCCAGGGCCGCATCTTCGGGCTTGGCCTGGCAACGCGACAGCATGCCCAGCAGACGGCCCCGGTCGCGGCTCATGGCGCCATTGATGGCGGCGCGCTGTTGGCGCAGGCGGGACGGCATATTTTTATTGATAGCGTTCATCAATCGGTTCGTTCAAAACTTTGAAAGCGACCAGTCATCACGACTGATTTACTGTGAAGGCCAACGATTCCACAAGGAGGAACCCCATGGCGAAGACCAAGAGCACGACCAAGCCCAAGACCGGTAAGCAGAAGCTTGCGGCGGCGGCGCCGTCGGCACCCAACATCGATATCGGGATCACCCAGGGCAACCGCAAGAAGATCGCCGACGGTCTGTCGCGGTTCCAGGCCGATGCGTTCACGCTCTACCTGAAGACCCACAACTTCCACTGGAACGTGACCGGGTCGATGTTCAATTCGCTGCACACCATGTTCGAGACCCAGTACACCGAGCAGTGGGCAGCCCTGGACGATGTGGCCGAGCGCATCCGCGCCCTGGGGTTCAATGCCCCGGGCTCCTACCGGGAATTCGCTGCGCTGACCTCGATTGCCGAGGAGCCGGGCCTGACCGACAGCGCGGACTGGCGGGAAATGGTACGCCAGTTGGTGGTCGCCAACGAAGCGGTGTGCCGTACGGCACGTGAAGTGCTGGACGTGGCCGACGATGCCGACGACGCCCCGACCGAGGATCTGATGACCCAGCGCCTGCAGACCCACGAGAAGTACGCCTGGATGCTGCGCTCCCTCCTCCAGTAAGGGTTTGGGGGGGTTTCGGCAGGGCTTGCAGCCCTGCACCTGCTTCAAGCCGAAGCCAGGGCAACAGCAGAAGCTGGTTTGCTGAGGGTTGGCGGGGTGGGTCCGGTTTAGGGGGACGTCGTAAACCCCCAGTCCGGCCCAGCCGCTGGCGGCTGTGCGTTCGGGCGCTTGCGAAGCAGTGCTTCGCAAGCAAAGCGCCCTCACCCATGGGGGCTTAGCCGCGCCATCCATGGCGCGGATACCCCCTCAACCGGACCCACCCCGCCTTCGACAGACCACCGCGATCTGCCGGAACGGCCCAATGCTCTGGCAGGTGTCGACCTTGGTCGACACAGTAGAGCCACGCCACGCGTGGATGATTCATTCGATGTCTGACAGATGTGTCGACCAAGGTCGACACCTACCCACAGCCGCCATCCATGGCGCGGATACCCCCTCAACCGGACCCACCCCGCCTTCGACAGACCTCCGCGATCTGCCGGAACGGCCCAATGCTCTGGCAGGTGTCGACCTTGGTCGACACAGTAGAGCCACGCCACGCGTGGATGATTCATTCGATGTCTGACAGATGTGTCGACCAAGGTCGACACCTACCCACAGCCGCCATCCATGGCGCGGATACCCCCTCAACCGGACCCACCCCGCCTTCGACAGACCTCCGCGATCTGCCGGAACGGCCCAATGCTCTGGCAGGTGTCGACCTTGGTCGACACAGTAGAGCCACGCCACGCGTGGATGATTCATTCGATGTCTGACAGATGTGTCGACCAAGGTCGACACCTACCCACAGCCGCCATCCATGGCGCGGATACCCCCTCAACCGGACCCACCCCGCCTTCGACAGACCTCCGCGATCTGCCGGAACGGCCCAATGCTCTGGCAGGTGTCGACCTTGGTCGACACAGTAGAGCCACGCCACGCGTGGATGATTCATTCGATGTCTGACAGATGTGTCGACCAAGGTCGACACCTACCCACAGCCGCCATCCATGGCGCGGATACCCCCTCAACCGGACCCACCCCGCCTTCGACAGTTTCCCGCCATCTGTCGGCAAAGCTTGGGGTCGGAGCCGTTTTCCGCAGGAAAACGGCTCCGACCCCATTTTGTTCATTCG
This genomic window contains:
- a CDS encoding bifunctional (p)ppGpp synthetase/guanosine-3',5'-bis(diphosphate) 3'-pyrophosphohydrolase; this translates as MNRASVPGLDALLNRPSAAVLPAPLRQALRERWPGADAEPSMRANWSVLGDTLDALAMLTSDESVVLAALLFDLPALREHLDALPLGNHATAVAGLLDGQDAADPVWALHAGREAGRNSEGLRRLLLAIIRDLRVVPILLARQLARMRAADKLDEPQRRALAQLTRDIHAPLANRLGIWQLKWELEDLAFRHLEPDTYRRIAREVDETRIARERYVENVKKVLSRELAAQGLQAEVSGRPKHIYSIWRKMQKKRLAFDQLYDIRAVRVMVDDVAACYAALGVVHALWAPVPSEFDDYIARPKANDYRSLHTAVVGPEGRTIEVQIRTHDMHAQAELGVAAHWKYKEGGKGAEKAFDRKITWMRQLLEQAQDGQGNELAGALDAELTEDRVYALSPKDEVLDLPQGATPLDFAYQVHTMVGHRCRGAKVNGRIVPLTYRLRSGDRVEILTGKEADPRRDWLMPALGFLASNRSREKVRSWFHKLDRARNVHAGRELLERELKRLGLQHADLAGAAKKFHADSVDDLYIQVALGDTGPNQVSRALLEAERAASQPAPAPALPRPTARRENLGKSKFTVQGVGNLLVQLARCCQPVAGEPIVGYLTRSRGVTVHRADCAALARLAATSPQRILPVEWGQAGGGYEVDVVVDAVDRRWLLKDITNLIAQEDAYVLDIHSDNVRNSGRAHLRLRLKVTDYGQLSNLLGKLDALPGVSEARRLG
- the hrpA gene encoding ATP-dependent RNA helicase HrpA, with amino-acid sequence MNAINKNMPSRLRQQRAAINGAMSRDRGRLLGMLSRCQAKPEDAALAATFEQALQASVQRRQQRAQQQPSITLDPLLPIAREAEAIIGLIRDHQVVVIAGETGSGKTTQLPKLCLAAGRGQAGMIGCTQPRRIAARAVASRVAQELHSELGQLVGYQVRFNDKVSDDSRIKFMTDGILLAEIASDRWLSNYDTIIVDEAHERSLNIDFLLGYLKQLLRKRPDLKLIVTSATIDTERFAQHFDNAPVISVEGRTFPVEVRYRALEGEGEQEGERTVNDAIVSAIDEITRLDARGDVLIFLPGEREIRDAHQSLERRKYRNTEVLPLYARLSNQDQDRVFNPGPNRRIVLATNVAETSLTVPRIRYVVDPGFARVKRYSPRNKLDRLHIEPISQASANQRKGRCGRIAEGICYRLYAEADFQARPEFTDPEIRRSSLAGVILRMLQLGLGRIEDFPFLEAPDERAVADGWQQLTELGAIDAERRMTTIGKQMARLPVDVKLARMLVAAQAAGCLRPMLVIASFLGIQDPRERPPEARGAADSAHAQFADGRSELVGVLRLWDGYRTAHEDLTQSKLRDWCGRHFLGFLRMREWRELHRQLRLLCEELGWKEEASDAAMAPLLAGSSAPAPARDDAAAVKATRGQLHRAARLAREGKTEAVPAPVAARAQKDEVPAGGGFSERVRAAAYQTLHRALIAGLPTQVGHRTDKGDFQAPRQRRFLPFPGSALSKRPPPWLLAANLLDTQKVWGMTLAAIEPDWVIAELPHLLLRKHFDPHWSRAQGQVLASEQISLFGLVLAPKKPVHYGRIEPGEAHDIFVRQALVTGEINTRASFVADNHKVLEQAREEEAKLRRAGIVADEDWQARWYLDRVPPQIHSASGLDAWWKTLPPEQRKGLHWSLVDLLPGEGSEQERYPKYLALGQARLPLHYRFEPGSDDDGVTLDVPLHLLNALDPVQLGWLAPGFVADKAAALIRSLPKAMRRNYVPAPDFARAFFEAFPQPSADAITGELARFLSRATGAQVAATDFEPTSIEPHLHMNLRLRDEHGKVLASSRDLDALRAKFGSRAGDAFAARAGREMAADGLRSFPSTPIPLQVPGEAGVPAYPALLDEGDSVALRIFADRQQAEEAHPLGVRRLLEIALSDKVKQARKQLPVGAKTGLLYAAIESQERLRGDLVDAAMNAVLADGLGDIRDAGAFEQRREQVAKALFGEAMQRLKLAETILGLVGELKPLLEAPLMGWARGNLDDMEAQLVGLIHPGFLRDTPADALAQYPRYLKAMILRTERAKRDPPRDQARMLELHPFLDALRTGEEQGLRERPQWQALRWDLEELRVSLFAQELGARTGISAKKLAQRVTALRQL
- a CDS encoding Dps family protein; amino-acid sequence: MAKTKSTTKPKTGKQKLAAAAPSAPNIDIGITQGNRKKIADGLSRFQADAFTLYLKTHNFHWNVTGSMFNSLHTMFETQYTEQWAALDDVAERIRALGFNAPGSYREFAALTSIAEEPGLTDSADWREMVRQLVVANEAVCRTAREVLDVADDADDAPTEDLMTQRLQTHEKYAWMLRSLLQ